The DNA segment CGACGCCCTCGGCATCCACATGCCGCATAACGACCCTCTCCTCGTCGAACTCGGAATCGGTGATTGCCAAGTCACCAAAATTCTCGTCGACACCGGCAGCTCGGTCGATTTGATCTTCCGAGCCACACTCGACAAGATGGGCGTCGACACTGGAAGTATGAAGCCATCGTCCCGCTCCCTCACAGGTTTCAACGGCTCATCCGAAGCCCTGATCGGCACCATTCGCCTTCCAGTGTACGTATGTGGCACGACCCGGACCGTTAAGTTCTCGGTCGTCGATTCTAAAGCCCCTACAACGCGATCCTCGGCACCCCTTGGCTGCATTCAATGCGAGCAATCCCATCAACTTACCACCAATGCGTGAAGTTTCCGGGAGAAGACGGAAAGATCCGAACACTACGAGGCGATCAGCAGGCTGCTAGAGATCTATTAATCGCGACTATAAAGTTACAGCGACAGACGTCGCATGTCAACACCGTTGCACACCCTCTGCAGAAGGTGTTTCCCCAGCAAGAAGAGGTGCTAGAGATACCGATCGATGATACCGATCCTAGCAAGGTGATCCGCATCGGCGCATCCCTACCGGACGATATGCAGCAGCAACTCGCCGAGTTTCTCCGCCAGAACGTCTCTACCTTCGCCTGGACTACTTCCGATATGAAAGGGATCGACCCAGCAATCACCTCCCATGAGCTCAACGTTGATCCGACCTTTAAGCCTATCCGCCAGAAGCGCCGAAAGCTAGGACCTGAACGATCAAAGGCAGTTAACGACGAGGTGGACCGCTTACTCGCCGCCGACTCCATCATGGAAGTCAAATACCCCGACTGGCTTGctaatcccgtcgtcgtcaaaaAGAAGAACGGAAAGTGGCGAGTCTGCGTCGATTTTACTGATCTGAACAAGGCTTGTCCAAAAGACAGTTTTCCTCTCCCACACATCGACCGTTTGGTCGAGTCGACTGCTGGTAACGCCCTATTGACGTTCATGGACGCATTTTCCGGGTACAACCAGATAATGATGCATCCTGATGACCGCGAGAAGACGGCGTTCATAACAGACAGAGGTACATACTGCTACAAGGTAATGCCCTTCGGGCTTAAAAACGCGGGAGCCACCTACCAACGCCTTGTCAACCGCATGTTCGCCGACAAACTGGGCTCCACTATGGAAGTCTAcatcgacgacatgctagtcaagTCGCTCCGAGCCGAGGATCATCTCTCGCACCTCAAAGACTGCTTCACAACGCTCAACGAGTACGGTATGAAACTGAACCCGGCTAAATGCACGTTCGGCGTTATGTCCGGCGAGTTTCTCGGATACATCGTCACCCAGAGAGGAATTGAGGCTAATCCTAAACAGATATCGGCGATCCTCGATCTCCCAAGCCCCAAGAACAGCCGAGAAGTGCAACGTCTCACCGGCCGCATAGCAGCGCTCAACAGGTTCATCTCGCGATCTACCGACAAGTGCCTTCCTTTCTTCGAACTGTTGCGGGGAAACAAACGATTCATTTGGGACGACAAGTGTGAGGAAGCCTTTGGCCAGCTGAAGCAATATTTGACTACCCCTCCTGTCCTCTCGAAACCGGAAGCGGGTGACATTCTCACCCTCTATATCGCCGTCACGCCTATCGCCGTCAGCAGCGTCCTCATACGCGAAGATCGGGGGGAACAGAAACCGATCTTCTACACGAGCAAGCGCATGACAGAAGCCGAAACCCGCTATCCCACACTCGAGAAAATGGCGCTTGCGGTGGTACATTCAGCGAGAAAACTCCGCCCGTATTTTCAGTCTCACACGGTTGAAGTTCTCTCCAATCAACCCCTCCGAACAGTCATGCAGAACGCCAACCACTCTCGGCGACTAACAAAGTGGGCAATGGAGCTCAGCGAGCACGACATCATATACAAGAACCGGACAGCAGCCAAGTCCCAGGTCCTCGCTGACTTCCTGATCGAACTCACACCCGAACTCGAGCAGGATCTTGCCGTGTCGTCTCGCAATTGGATCCTGCATGTCGACGGCTCCTCGACCAATAAAGGGTCTGGCGCCGGCGTTCAGCTCCAATCCCCAACCGGCGAACTGATAAGACAGTCTTTTAGCTTCGGCTTTCCCGCTTCCAACAACGAGGCTGAGTACGAGTCCCTACTTGCAGGGTTACGCCTCGCCAAAGCCGTCAGAGCCAAACGCCTCAGTGCTTACTGCGACTCCCAGCTCGTCGCCAGTCAGTACAACGGCGAGTACGATGCTCATAATGCAAGAATGGACGCCTACCTCAAGCTTGTTCAGGACCTCACGAAAGACTTCGAATTTTTCGAACTCACCAAAGTCCCCAGAGGAGAGAACGTCTGCGCTGATGCTCTGGCAGCCCTTGGGAGCAAGCTCCACGATCAGATCAAGCGGACAATTCCCATTCATCGGATCGAAAACCCCAGCATCACGGCACAAGGTGCGAGTACCTCCTCTGTCTCTGCAGTAGCTGTTGCGGCCGAAATGGACATCGATTCCTCATCAGACGAAATCCCCGACTGGCGTACCGATCTGATCAACTATTTAGCACACGGCACCCTCCCAGATGATAAGTGGCTAGCGCGAAGACTGAAAGCACGCAGTGCCCATTACGTCGTCATCGACGGCGAACTACACCGTTGGAACGCCAACAAGGTCCTCCTGAAATGCATATCAGGCGATGAAACGCGGCTAGTCATGGCTGAAAATCACGAAGGCGCGGCAGGCAATCACTCTGGAGGACGAGCCCTAGCACTTAAAGTCCGAAGTCAAGGCTTCTACTGGCCTACTCTAAACACAGACTGCGAATCCTACGCCAAACgctgtgataaatgccaaagacACGCACCCACGATCCACTGCCCCACCGAGCAATTGCGCACTCTTACGGCACCATATCCGTTTATGCGTTGGGCAATGGACATCATCGGACCCATGCCGAATTCACGAGGAAAGCGTTTCGTCCTTGTCCTGACTGATTACTTCACCAAATGGATCGAAGCGGAAGCCTTCGCTAACATCACCGACAAGGAAGTTCAGAAGTTTGTCTGGCGCAATATCCTTTGTCGTCACGGTCTTCCTTACGAGATTGTGACAGACAACGGGTCACAGTTCATCTCGCATCAGTTTCGTGATTTCTGCGACAAATGGAGAATCCGTTTGAACACCGCAACGCCGCGGTACCCGCAGAGTAACGGCCAGGCAGAGTCGTCCAACCGTACGATCATCGACGGCTTAAAAAAACGTCTAGACTTGAAAAAAGGCTGCTGGGCCGACGAGCTAGACGGTGTCCTTTGGTCTCACCGCACCACGCCTCGTTCCGCGACTAAGTGCACCCCATTCTCCATGGCCTACGGCGTTGAAGCGATGGCTCCCGCCGAAGTTAATGTAACCAGCCTCCGAAGATCACGAATGCCTCAGCACGCTGAGCTCAATCAAAGTATGCTCCTCGACGCACTTGACGCGATCGAAGAACACCGCGATCAAGCCCTACTCCGAATCCAGAATTACCAACATCAGATTGAGCGCTACTATAACAAAAAGGTCAAGTCGCGCCCTCTTGAACAAGGTGATCTCGTCCTTCGAAAAGTCTTTGAGAATACTAAGGAGTGGAAGGccggcaagcttggaactaatTGGGAGGGGCCATACAGAATCACACAAGTAATCAAACCTGGGGTTTACCGTCTCGAGACATCAACCGGTGAAGCTGTCCCTCGCGCATGGAATTCCATGCATCTTAAGCGTTATTCCGCCTAGCTCCGTTGCGATCCAGCAGGCGACGAACACGCTTCGTTTACCAAACAATCGTGCAAGTGCGCTTCACGAGCCACTCCTGCcctattgtaaaaaaaaaaaaaaaaaaaaaaaaaaaaaaaaaaaaaaaaagagagccgAGTAAGTGCACCCTCCGCGTCACTCTTACTCGACTCCAacgaactacgaatggcttgatTCTCTTTGGAGAtacgtaggcagccttaacCGGTGCAGCTATAACCAATACACATCGAGTAAGTGCACCCTCTGCGTCACTCTTACTCGACCCCAAACGAACTACGGATGGCTTGATCCTTTTTacaggtacgtaggcagccttaacCGGTGCAGCtataacaaaaccaaaaaaaaaaaaaataaataataaatatacttGTGTCTCACGACGCGGAAAAAGGGTCCGCAGATGCGCGCCTCGATGCCACTCACCGCGACTCGAAACAAAAAGCCCggtggcgctagaaggaggggagaaATGTCGCGATCTGGTAAACTAAGCCGGCGACTAAAATTGATTTTGGAGCAGCTAAAAGCCAGCGACCAGAACCACCTTCTGGTACATGGGTGACTTAGCCGCTGAATGTTCTTCAACGAGCGACAAAGAGATTCGCCCTACTGCCACTTCCCGCGAACCTGCAATCACAAAATACGCGGGTCACAATAGCCAACAACAACACGCCGCGAGTAACCCGTTCATTCCAGAAGTTCTGAAGACCACTGAGGCAAAATAGGCTATAATGCGAGATTTGATGAAGACGCTAAGTCAGAAACGGGAGAGCGACAAGAAGTTGAGACAACGCCAGCGTGGGGGGGGAGAACATCGCGACTCGGCAAGCAAAACCAGCGAGCCGAACCAACGATTAGAGTCGTCCAAGCAAAGCCAACGATCAGAGTTGTCCGCAAACATGTCGCGACCCCACGAGCCGAACCAACGAGCAAACCTGCTTTTGGGAGCCGTGAAGTCGGCGACTTGGCGAGCAAAATCAGCAGATAAAATAGCAAAGCAAAAGAGCCCAAGgcaccaataaaaaaaaagagaatattgttATCCGGTTCAGTCCGAGTTCGATAAAAAGAAAAGGCATTCATAACTGGATATCCGTTAAAGTGACAAGCAAAGAACTGGAACAACACAACAACAAAGGCCCTGCAAGACttcaaaaaggaaaagagtCCCAAGGCAGATAAAAAAACTACTAAGTATTAATTCTACAACAACATGGCGATCTAGTTCGCCGGATCCTCCCGATCCTCGACAGCTGAAGGCAGTGTCGTCACCACCGGGCTTCCCGGAAGACCCGTGTTTCCTCCATCCTTCCCGCTATCTTCGGCCTCGTCATCGATCTTCTTCTCAACCGGCTCCTGATCCACAACCTTGGAGCCCTCATTCAGTTTCTTCGCCATGGTGTCAAAGGAGTCATCGGGCGACTGCATCCTCGACAAATTTCCCGGATCGAGAAAGTTGTCGTTTGTTCCGTACTTGTCGACTCCCGCGAGGATCTCTTCATTCACGAATGGAGAAGGTAAGACAAGTGGGGAGAGTCTAAGGTCCTCCTCGGGGATATCTCCAACCATGAGCTTATCTTTCTCCACCTCGTACAACTCCTCTTGCGTCTTGAACATACCGAGTAGCTCCTCAGCAACATCATAGCCTTCCTCTATCGCTAGCTCAAGGCATTTTCGTGTTCCAGACGCCTGCCCAAACAGGTTATGTGCCATTTCGAAATTATCGCGACGAACGGAGTAATCCCGAATGTTATCGAAGCGACGATTAGCCTTCAAAGTCATCGCCGTCTCGACCCTAGCTCTTTCGAGAGTTACCTCATACACTCGAGAATCCCTAAGCCTCTTCCTTTCCGAGATAAGCTTATTAACTACAGCATCCCGCTCTTTCACCAGACCTTCCTTCTCTATCTCCAACGAAGCCTTCTCGCGAGTAAGAATTTTGACAGCAGATCGGGAATTCAGCAACTTCGTCTTCAAATCGTCGAATTTCACACGAAGGACCCGTTTATCCTCAGCGGCTTTGGCTGCCGCGACCTCATGCATCCTGCGGACGCGAGCAACCTCTGCTTCCGCAACGCGAGCCGAATTTTCGGCGACACCCAACTGCGCCTGAGTTCGCCTCAGCTCAGTCTCATACCTCTCCACCATGCGGTTCATAATCCCATCGCTCTGTAATGTGGAAACAAGAGGAAAAACAACTTAAGTAACGAAGGAAACCGAAGTAACAAACCGAAATAGACTTTGATAAAAGAGTTACCAGTTTTCTAGCATGAGCAGCCTCTATGTACTCATCTTTGAAAAGGAGATTTTCCACCGGTGGAAGAGCAACAGGGCCTCCCCTCACTTGCCGAGTCAATTCAGCGCATTTTACCGGGTTGGAGATCAAGAGAGTGTTCTCGTTGTATGAGAAGCTCACTAAATCGGGAAAGTTCATCTGGAGTCCCTTGGTAGTAGCGGAGTCTCCAACAGCGCCTTCGCTCAGAGCAGGAGCACTTCGCGAAACGACGGCTTTCTTTCCAGGAACCTTCTTTTGCTTTAAGATAGAAGAGTCAGATGCGGGGGTAAACCCCTGATTCTCTCTCTCGTCGCGAACAAAGTTGTCTGCAGGGTCGTCGGGAGTAACTTCTTCAACTGGAAGATCCTCTCCGCGAGAGGAGCTCTGTTCAACCTCAGTCCGCTGCTTCTTCAGTTTCTT comes from the Raphanus sativus cultivar WK10039 unplaced genomic scaffold, ASM80110v3 Scaffold2889, whole genome shotgun sequence genome and includes:
- the LOC108836303 gene encoding uncharacterized protein LOC108836303, with the translated sequence MSQNPEGSTSGDEHDAPNPTPVTAIPIAPAFVDTIMERFARQDAAQKAATEQIAAIAALLAPLAGAPDAATDTIRRQLFASDIAANPTNQGAPPSTLNPDAAPFTPTNPDLQMVREVAALKQSLLDINSKIHCVTTSAPQIERVLANTLRTPFSPAITGVRLRHIEKLRLPTYEGLTDPTTHITSFNIAVRRANFSDEERDAGYCQLFVESLKGPALTWFTGLAENSIKDFHDLSSAFLKNYIMFTQEDATVSDLFNLTQGKDQSLRSFMEKFKAIVSKVVLPDSVAVAALKNTLYVHSVFRDDLYRNPTTSLSDAIARSHNFIRMEEDTKALIGKLNASKAAASDKAVVKNADSRHEPRQHSSGDKATQKRNFVYAVDEEGSPASTTVVREKGWNVYNRETDGKPPDSSAAVSSRPPGAEKWCDYHNAKSHDTRECKTLFEQFLTSVANGKLEIEPPKPRARGPTSWSKNKDRKTSKSQGKAPQQERRATPEEATPASPEKGNSSSDEESPRNRRRVETVFRRSPKHTGDHEPSRARRRINVVLTQLGSSVDEPEQVSPQDLRTQLSRPSSSDLRNVLKRKEKAAAVTVDHTPDLRERINSSKTRRLNNPSPMKPRPVDLREKLNSRKPDLRSQLDRPLYSDLRQKLEASRTPNSNQDKDNVINVIMGGSPPCGDSVRSIKDYRRQATSSRKWPTKPENDHQITFSPDDALGIHMPHNDPLLVELGIGDCQVTKILVDTGSSVDLIFRATLDKMGVDTGSMKPSSRSLTGFNGSSEALIGTIRLPVPYNAILGTPWLHSMRAIPSTYHQCVKFPGEDGKIRTLRGDQQAARDLLIATIKLQRQTSHVNTVAHPLQKVFPQQEEVLEIPIDDTDPSKVIRIGASLPDDMQQQLAEFLRQNVSTFAWTTSDMKGIDPAITSHELNVDPTFKPIRQKRRKLGPERSKAVNDEVDRLLAADSIMEVKYPDWLANPVVVKKKNGKWRVCVDFTDLNKACPKDSFPLPHIDRLVESTAGNALLTFMDAFSGYNQIMMHPDDREKTAFITDRGTYCYKVMPFGLKNAGATYQRLVNRMFADKLGSTMEVYIDDMLVKSLRAEDHLSHLKDCFTTLNEYGMKLNPAKCTFGVMSGEFLGYIVTQRGIEANPKQISAILDLPSPKNSREVQRLTGRIAALNRFISRSTDKCLPFFELLRGNKRFIWDDKCEEAFGQLKQYLTTPPVLSKPEAGDILTLYIAVTPIAVSSVLIREDRGEQKPIFYTSKRMTEAETRYPTLEKMALAVVHSARKLRPYFQSHTVEVLSNQPLRTVMQNANHSRRLTKWAMELSEHDIIYKNRTAAKSQVLADFLIELTPELEQDLAVSSRNWILHVDGSSTNKGSGAGVQLQSPTGELIRQSFSFGFPASNNEAEYESLLAGLRLAKAVRAKRLSAYCDSQLVASQYNGEYDAHNARMDAYLKLVQDLTKDFEFFELTKVPRGENVCADALAALGSKLHDQIKRTIPIHRIENPSITAQGASTSSVSAVAVAAEMDIDSSSDEIPDWRTDLINYLAHGTLPDDKWLARRLKARSAHYVVIDGELHRWNANKVLLKCISGDETRLVMAENHEGAAGNHSGGRALALKVRSQGFYWPTLNTDCESYAKRCDKCQRHAPTIHCPTEQLRTLTAPYPFMRWAMDIIGPMPNSRGKRFVLVLTDYFTKWIEAEAFANITDKEVQKFVWRNILCRHGLPYEIVTDNGSQFISHQFRDFCDKWRIRLNTATPRYPQSNGQAESSNRTIIDGLKKRLDLKKGCWADELDGVLWSHRTTPRSATKCTPFSMAYGVEAMAPAEVNVTSLRRSRMPQHAELNQSMLLDALDAIEEHRDQALLRIQNYQHQIERYYNKKVKSRPLEQGDLVLRKVFENTKEWKAGKLGTNWEGPYRITQVIKPGVYRLETSTGEAVPRAWNSMHLKRYSA